A single window of Granulicella mallensis MP5ACTX8 DNA harbors:
- a CDS encoding sigma-54-dependent transcriptional regulator encodes MSNTAVTERNAPDSSQAGGSARSQRILIIDDEAGIRDSLETLLMLEGFTVEMAVDGSSGLDLLGRHHYDLLLLDLALPGDSGIDLLPRIKSLVPDLPVIMITAYGTVGNVVDAIRAGASNFVQKPWDNEKLLADIRAAIGRNLAEQEVVQLKRTLKQRYSFHNIVGKSDVMLRLFDMVAQVAPSRSTVLIQGESGTGKELIAKAIHANSPRRDHAFIPVNTGSVPSDLLESTLFGHERGAFTSAVAAKKGLFEVADGGTLFLDEIGTMSMDMQAKLLRVLQDRRFMHLGGTHEIQVDVRIVAATNVNLQNAVKEGRFREDLFYRLNVICLELPPLRARKEDIPLLAAHYLKFYAEENGFPARILSSEALRVMMDYEWPGNVRELENAMERGVVLSSSTEITPELLPAQLRGTSYSTSLLEQKPDASLFDVMEEIERRIIADRLERCNWNQTEAAEYFRIPLSTLNQKIKRLSVEVKKRIRD; translated from the coding sequence ATGTCTAATACCGCTGTAACAGAACGAAACGCACCCGATTCATCCCAGGCAGGAGGCAGTGCGCGTAGTCAGCGGATCCTCATCATCGACGACGAAGCCGGTATTCGTGACTCCCTCGAAACCCTGCTGATGCTGGAAGGCTTTACGGTTGAGATGGCCGTGGATGGATCTTCAGGGCTCGATCTCCTGGGGCGTCACCACTACGATTTACTACTGCTGGATTTAGCTCTGCCGGGCGATAGCGGCATCGACCTGCTGCCACGCATCAAGTCTCTCGTGCCGGATCTTCCGGTCATCATGATTACGGCCTATGGCACCGTTGGGAACGTCGTGGATGCCATCCGCGCCGGCGCTTCCAACTTCGTTCAGAAGCCCTGGGACAATGAAAAGCTTCTGGCCGACATTCGTGCGGCGATCGGCCGCAACCTCGCCGAGCAGGAGGTTGTGCAGCTCAAGCGCACGCTCAAGCAGCGCTACTCCTTCCACAATATCGTCGGCAAAAGCGACGTCATGTTGCGGCTCTTCGACATGGTGGCCCAGGTAGCTCCCAGCCGTTCGACCGTGCTGATCCAGGGCGAAAGCGGCACCGGCAAGGAACTCATAGCCAAAGCCATCCATGCGAACTCGCCCCGCCGCGACCACGCCTTCATCCCTGTCAACACGGGCTCAGTACCGTCGGATCTTCTTGAGTCGACGCTGTTCGGCCATGAGCGCGGAGCGTTTACCTCAGCGGTCGCCGCGAAGAAGGGTCTCTTCGAAGTCGCCGATGGTGGAACACTCTTCCTCGACGAGATCGGCACCATGAGCATGGACATGCAGGCCAAGCTGTTGCGCGTGCTCCAGGATCGCCGCTTCATGCATCTGGGTGGAACGCATGAGATCCAGGTGGATGTCCGCATCGTCGCGGCTACGAATGTGAACCTTCAGAACGCCGTCAAAGAAGGCCGCTTTCGCGAAGACCTCTTCTACCGCCTGAATGTCATCTGCCTCGAACTGCCGCCGCTTCGCGCTCGGAAAGAAGACATTCCCTTGCTTGCGGCGCACTATCTAAAGTTCTACGCGGAAGAAAACGGTTTCCCCGCGCGCATTCTTTCTTCGGAAGCGTTGCGCGTCATGATGGACTACGAGTGGCCCGGCAATGTGCGCGAACTGGAGAATGCGATGGAGCGCGGCGTTGTACTCTCCAGCAGCACGGAGATCACGCCCGAACTTCTGCCCGCACAACTTCGCGGGACCAGTTACTCGACGAGCCTGCTGGAACAGAAGCCTGATGCCTCCCTGTTCGATGTCATGGAAGAGATTGAACGGCGCATCATCGCCGACCGTCTTGAGCGCTGCAACTGGAACCAGACAGAAGCAGCGGAGTACTTCCGGATTCCCCTCTCAACCCTGAACCAGAAGATCAAGCGGCTCAGCGTTGAGGTCAAGAAGCGTATTCGGGATTAA
- a CDS encoding ATP-binding protein encodes MKTGSQTRLLAILLAVVTLAAFGLSIANLMQESSYAAPTDGVHWAETEGGLRAYIVPKDTPAYRAGIRTGDVLTAIRHGDVAFGGDVPMPLERPSERESVPMLKLSSFEREIERSGVWSHASYSLLRNTVSNGRPMVREIAAVVYLEPTDRTDHYVQRLIALVYLAIGLYVLLRRWTAPKSMHFYVFCLDSFILYAFHYSGVLDGLDQVILWANILAMAVQPALFLHFAVSFTGEGSRQKTWRFFYSLLYLPGAALLVLRFLSFHLWSSTGRLQHRLDQIDYAYLAAYYIIAALVFWIRYRREQQPLQRQQLKWLSRGTLMTVFPFTAFYVIPLLLDANVPGALTKVALLSIILLPLTFSWAIVRYRLMDVDLIFKRGVTYTLATAALVGLYFGVVGLTAKMASAMAADRLPPGLREWGLVAAIIAAALLFDPLKRAIQARVDRVFDQKRLDYRETLVEFGRELNAQTDLGALVGSIVERLPQTLLLTRVAVFLADDELPGQRTHFKLIASHGLSKAISDTSDRFDLGFLDFDRRDADNHIFFESPQAALRLPEPQRQTVATLDLNYYVPCRVARHEGGGLSTIAVLGLGRTGEGDFLSSEDVELLESLASYIGIAIQNAQLYRRLEQKIFDFERLRDFNENIVESINIGVFAVDLEDRIESWNAQMEVMYATPRAEALRRPLNEVFPAEFLQEFDRLRAEQGLCTLYKFRLPTPTGESRTANITIAPLLNRDFRAVGRIIIIDDITDSINMEKQLTQSEKLSSIGLLAAGVAHEVNTPLAVISSYTQMLGKQLRGDEANHARLQPVLEKITQQTFRASEIVNGLLNFARMGTVDFARVDVNAMLRDTALLLEHQLRSGRVAVEMHLDPQLPAISGNLGKLQQVAVNMMMNAKDALQDKGSGRIKISTSRTSDSVEILFEDDGPGMPPEVLRKIYDPFFTTKSNPKEGQRKGTGLGLAVTYGIVQEHGGTIEASSTVGEGTAFRLLFPAIENERPRPSDSSTAAGLEGKVVHV; translated from the coding sequence GTGAAAACTGGGTCTCAAACTCGTCTGTTGGCCATTCTGCTCGCGGTTGTTACACTCGCCGCGTTCGGGCTGTCGATTGCCAACTTGATGCAGGAGAGTTCCTACGCCGCACCTACCGACGGTGTTCACTGGGCTGAAACGGAAGGTGGTCTGCGCGCCTACATCGTTCCCAAGGATACCCCGGCGTACCGTGCGGGCATTCGCACAGGCGATGTGCTGACCGCTATCCGGCACGGAGATGTGGCTTTCGGAGGAGACGTCCCGATGCCCCTGGAACGCCCCTCCGAACGAGAGTCTGTTCCGATGCTCAAGCTTTCATCTTTCGAGCGAGAGATTGAACGCAGTGGCGTCTGGTCCCATGCAAGCTATTCGCTGCTGAGAAACACTGTTAGCAACGGCAGGCCGATGGTTCGGGAGATCGCTGCCGTCGTTTACCTCGAACCGACCGACCGCACAGATCACTATGTGCAGCGGCTCATCGCACTGGTCTATCTGGCGATCGGCCTCTATGTCCTCTTACGGCGCTGGACAGCGCCGAAGTCGATGCACTTTTATGTCTTCTGCCTCGACTCCTTCATCCTCTATGCCTTTCATTACTCCGGAGTGCTGGATGGCCTGGATCAGGTCATTCTGTGGGCCAACATTCTGGCGATGGCTGTGCAACCGGCCCTCTTTCTGCACTTTGCCGTGAGCTTTACAGGAGAGGGTTCCCGGCAGAAAACGTGGCGGTTTTTCTACTCGCTGCTTTATCTGCCTGGAGCAGCCCTGCTGGTGCTGCGTTTTCTTTCGTTCCATCTCTGGTCAAGCACTGGACGCCTGCAACATCGGCTGGATCAGATCGATTATGCGTACCTCGCGGCCTATTACATCATTGCCGCGCTCGTCTTCTGGATACGCTATCGCCGCGAGCAGCAGCCCCTGCAACGGCAACAGCTGAAATGGCTCTCGCGCGGAACGCTGATGACAGTGTTTCCGTTCACTGCTTTTTACGTCATTCCGCTCCTGCTCGATGCGAACGTTCCTGGCGCGCTGACGAAGGTAGCGCTACTGTCGATCATTCTGCTGCCACTGACGTTCAGTTGGGCGATTGTGCGTTACCGCCTGATGGACGTCGACCTGATCTTCAAGCGTGGTGTCACATACACGCTGGCGACCGCGGCCCTGGTCGGACTTTACTTCGGAGTCGTTGGGCTCACGGCCAAGATGGCATCGGCCATGGCGGCTGACCGGCTGCCGCCGGGCCTTCGCGAATGGGGCCTGGTGGCCGCCATCATTGCAGCAGCACTCCTCTTCGATCCCTTGAAGCGTGCCATTCAGGCACGGGTCGACCGTGTCTTCGACCAGAAGCGTCTCGACTACCGCGAAACGCTGGTGGAGTTTGGCCGCGAGCTGAACGCCCAGACAGATCTTGGCGCGCTGGTCGGCTCTATCGTCGAGCGCCTGCCCCAGACCCTGCTGCTGACGAGGGTCGCCGTATTCCTGGCCGATGATGAGCTGCCCGGACAGCGTACGCACTTCAAACTGATCGCATCGCATGGCCTGTCCAAGGCGATCAGCGATACCAGCGATCGCTTCGATCTTGGCTTCCTGGACTTCGACCGCCGCGATGCCGATAACCACATCTTCTTCGAGAGCCCCCAGGCAGCGCTTCGACTGCCCGAGCCTCAACGGCAGACCGTGGCAACACTCGATCTCAACTACTATGTTCCCTGTCGCGTAGCCAGGCATGAAGGTGGTGGTCTCAGCACCATCGCAGTACTCGGACTGGGCCGCACGGGCGAAGGCGACTTCCTCTCCAGCGAAGACGTCGAACTGCTCGAATCGCTCGCCAGCTATATCGGTATCGCCATCCAGAACGCGCAACTTTATCGCCGGCTGGAACAGAAGATCTTCGACTTCGAGCGGCTGCGCGACTTCAACGAAAACATCGTCGAGTCGATCAACATCGGTGTGTTCGCGGTCGATCTTGAGGACCGGATCGAGAGCTGGAACGCGCAGATGGAGGTCATGTACGCCACGCCGCGTGCCGAAGCCCTGCGCCGTCCTTTGAACGAAGTCTTCCCTGCCGAGTTCCTGCAGGAGTTCGACCGCCTGCGCGCCGAACAGGGTCTCTGTACGCTCTACAAGTTTCGGCTCCCGACACCGACGGGCGAGTCCCGCACAGCGAACATCACCATCGCGCCACTGCTCAACCGCGACTTCCGCGCGGTGGGACGCATCATCATCATCGATGACATCACCGACTCTATCAACATGGAGAAGCAGCTCACGCAGTCGGAGAAACTGTCTTCCATCGGCCTGCTGGCTGCCGGCGTTGCGCACGAAGTCAACACACCTCTGGCTGTGATCTCCAGCTATACCCAGATGCTCGGCAAGCAGCTTCGCGGTGACGAAGCCAATCATGCGCGCCTGCAGCCCGTACTCGAAAAGATTACGCAACAGACCTTCCGTGCCTCGGAGATCGTGAATGGCCTGCTGAACTTCGCACGCATGGGCACCGTGGACTTTGCGCGGGTGGATGTCAATGCGATGCTGCGCGATACAGCTCTGTTGTTAGAGCATCAGCTGCGCTCCGGCCGCGTCGCCGTGGAGATGCACCTGGACCCGCAGCTGCCAGCGATCTCCGGCAACCTGGGCAAGCTGCAGCAGGTTGCGGTCAACATGATGATGAATGCCAAGGACGCCTTGCAGGACAAGGGCTCGGGACGTATCAAGATTTCGACCTCGCGAACGTCAGATAGTGTAGAGATCCTCTTCGAGGACGACGGCCCTGGAATGCCGCCGGAGGTACTGCGCAAGATCTACGATCCGTTCTTCACCACCAAGAGCAATCCGAAAGAAGGCCAGCGCAAAGGCACGGGGCTTGGGCTTGCAGTGACCTATGGCATCGTGCAGGAGCATGGCGGAACGATCGAGGCGAGCAGCACAGTCGGCGAGGGCACGGCCTTCAGACTGTTGTTCCCCGCTATCGAGAATGAGCGTCCGCGTCCCAGTGACTCCAGCACCGCGGCTGGTTTGGAAGGAAAGGTAGTACATGTCTAA